A window from Culex pipiens pallens isolate TS chromosome 3, TS_CPP_V2, whole genome shotgun sequence encodes these proteins:
- the LOC120416063 gene encoding uncharacterized protein LOC120416063: protein MALQIRQLTANIGWMLFLLKFSRVFGQLGIPNNLICTDDFCDNYREANECEGLRTSCKVQNATHNGIALPSMTPCSCCQICIDNVKLGEDCSVGGLGSPVPTGICGPGLYCMVVEGEEHPTCQPMHASSQCYKEQKIFDEKRQNGTIGHLEQRPACDADGNFEPVVCIPGQTCYCVDENGKRIFGEDIHTANIQISMRCECSRLAAKAQKLLNSRYPIFTSRCDAKGSFDQLQCVDDICTCVDMHSGQPTSDKKNITRGLAGLACYNKYNHENTTYLRDCEYVKLSQLRDIHDYELLGYNVLEFETDICQPDGWYNRIQSNITHKYCVFKNGTIIEPYVVSKGSEFATKMNCKCARARTLLMEKTTLEVPECCPNGSYKPLVCRRGQCYCVDEDGKQMGVERPAKNKQELECFDAEDVCKNILR from the exons ATGGCGCTGCAAATTCGGCAACTCACTGCAAATATTGGCTGGATGctgtttttgctgaaattttcacGAGTGTTTGGCCAGTTGGGGATTCCTAACAATTTAATATGCACGGACGATTTCTGCGAC AATTACCGCGAAGCCAACGAGTGCGAAGGATTACGAACGTCTTGCAAGGTCCAGAACGCCACCCACAATGGGATCGCGTTGCCATCGATGACACCGTGCTcgtgttgccagatctgcatCGATAACGTGAAGCTCGGGGAGGACTGCAGCGTTGGCGGGCTTGGTTCGCCCGTTCCGACGGGGATCTGCGGCCCGGGGCTGTACTGCATGGTGGTTGAAGGCGAAGAACATCCAACGTGTCAGCCTA TGCACGCGTCTAGCCAGTGTTACAAGGAGCAGAAAATATTCGACGAGAAGCGCCAGAACGGAACTATCGGACACCTGGAACAAAGGCCGGCCTGTGACGCGGACGGTAACTTTGAGCCGGTTGTTTGCATTCCCGGACAAAC TTGCTATTGTGTGGATGAAAATGGAAAAAGAATTTTTGGAGAAGACATTCACACGGccaacattcaaatttcaatgagaTGTg AATGTTCACGGTTGGCTGCCAAGGCCCAGAAGCTGCTCAACTCGAGATATCCGATATTCACGTCGCGATGCGATGCCAAGGGATCGTTCGATCAGCTGCAGTGCGTGGATGACATTTGCACGTGCGTCGACATGCACTCCGGGCAGCCAACGTCGGACAAGAAAAATATCACCCGTGGGTTGGCGGGACTTGCGTGCT ATAATAAATACAACCACGAGAACACAACTTACCTACGTGACTGTGAATATGTCAAATTATCGCAGTTACGTGACATTCACGACTATGAACTACTGGGCTATAATGTTTTGGAGTTTGAAACGGACATCTGTCAACCCGATGGATGGTACAATCGAATTCAGTCAAATATTACTCA CAAATATTGCGTGTTCAAAAATGGGACCATAATCGAACCTTATGTAGTGTCGAAAGGTTCTGAGTTTGCCACCAAAAtgaactgca AGTGTGCCCGAGCGCGAACGCTGCTGATGGAGAAGACCACGTTGGAGGTGCCGGAATGCTGCCCCAATGGGAGCTACAAACCGCTGGTCTGCCGAAGGGGCCAGTGCTACTGCGTTGACGAGGACGGCAAGCAGATGGGAGTCGAGCGGCCCGCCAAGAACAAACAGGAGCTGGAGTGTTTTGACGCGGAAgatgtttgcaaaaatattttgcggTGA
- the LOC120416041 gene encoding uncharacterized protein LOC120416041 — protein MAPGLRALFHQERFYLDTLTNAKQFVEAYKEAQHSGQLAGWKQRIDGLDDKFHANRLAIELSLDDDTDKATKKTDDAAAQATEEADKDASEESNRLIRKKFELDYVLVYSFLVNEIQKQTIVPQANVDPVSPGRSRVKLPDVTLPMFDGSILEWITFRDSFKSLIHSNVELSPFDKFMYLIGSMTPKARERIDNIDVSAANYPIAWQALEELFENKKLIFKAYMDALFAIEPMRKECYECLAQLVDGFERNLNMIKKLDISTDGWGAVLGHMVCCRLDHSTLKQWESHYRSTEVPEYNDLMAFLRGQLSVLQSLPSSKSESHKHEHRSLTPKTTYAVTSPATSLCPFCSQPSHSPFKCDYFQGLSVSQRLDLVRTRNLCLNCLSPEHMVRKCPSGTCRVEGCHRMHHTMLHLSSNERSSTPTSPANSRSNSPHQSYPQPYSSSPPPPESQHPLATSLVSTNVVGARKFPATVLLQTAIVKVLNSRSQHQSARALLDPASQLNLISEDLVQKLKLRRYPCHQPIGGVGNSTVISSHAVHIALGSYTNTNFRAVQTFHILEKITQDLPSRIIDTSSWKLPTNVNLADPRLAEPRSVDLLIGMELYFDLLLDGFIKLGSEKPILQNTVFGWVASGKIRSGRPERAPKLAHVSYHQQNTQLESSRWITAADMRHHVAMRRGVSSSYFDPIGQGGAAR, from the coding sequence ATGGCTCCTGGATTACGTGCGTTGTTCCACCAAGAGCGGTTTTATCTGGACACACTTACCAACGCCAAGCAGTTTGTGGAGGCCTACAAAGAGGCTCAGCATAGTGGACAACTAGCGGGATGGAAGCAGCGAATCGACGGTCTTGATGACAAATTCCATGCTAACCGTCTTGCCATCGAACTGTCGCTGGACGATGATACGGACAAGGCGACGAAGAAGACCGATGATGCAGCTGCGCAAGCTACAGAGGAAGCCGACAAGGATGCTTCTGAAGAAAGCAATCGACTTATACGCAAGAAATTCGAACTGGACTACGTTCTTGTGTATAGCTTTCTGGTCAACGAGATCCAGAAACAAACCATAGTCCCCCAAGCGAACGTCGACCCTGTCTCACCTGGGCGCTCGCGAGTCAAGCTTCCTGACGTCACACTTCCCATGTTTGATGGTTCGATCTTGGAATGGATCACATTTCGTGATTCATTCAAATCACTGATTCACTCTAACGTCGAGCTGTCGCCTTTCGACAAATTCATGTATTTGATAGGATCGATGACGCCGAAGGCGAGGGAGAGGATTGACAACATCGATGTTAGTGCTGCTAACTATCCTATCGCCTGGCAGGCACTGGAAGAGTTGTTTGAAAACAAGAAGCTTATTTTTAAGGCGTACATGGATGCTCTCTTTGCGATCGAGCCGATGCGCAAGGAATGTTACGAGTGCCTGGCGCAGCTAGTCGACGGCTTTGAGCGTAACCTGAACATGATAAAGAAGTTGGACATCTCAACGGACGGTTGGGGCGCGGTTCTGGGTCACATGGTATGCTGTCGACTTGATCATTCTACATTGAAGCAGTGGGAGTCACACTATCGTTCCACtgaagttccggaatacaatgACCTGATGGCGTTCCTGCGTGGTCAACTTTCCGTCCTGCAGTCATTGCCATCGTCGAAATCGGAGTCTCACAAACACGAACACCGATCGCTGACCCCAAAGACCACCTACGCTGTCACTAGTCCAGCGACCAGCTTGTGTCCGTTTTGTTCGCAGCCATCCCACTCGCCTTTCAAATGTGACTACTTTCAAGGCTTGTCAGTTTCGCAACGCCTTGACTTGGTGAGGACGAGGAATCTCTGCCTAAACTGCTTATCTCCAGAACACATGGTGCGTAAATGTCCCTCCGGTACATGCAGGGTCGAAGGATGTCACCGCATGCATCACACTATGCTCCACCTATCTTCGAACGAACGATCGTCCACTCCAACCAGCCCAGCAAATTCTCGCTCGAATTCGCCCCACCAGTCCTACCCACAACCTTACTCGTCATCACCGCCACCGCCTGAGTCCCAGCATCCACTAGCCACTAGCCTCGTGTCCACCAACGTTGTCGGAGCTCGGAAGTTTCCTGCCACTGTGCTGCTGCAGACGGCTATCGTCAAGGTGCTAAATTCTCGATCCCAACACCAGTCGGCTCGAGCCCTCCTAGATCCAGCATCGCAATTAAACCTGATTTCTGAAGATCTAGTCCAGAAATTAAAGCTGCGCCGCTACCCGTGCCACCAGCCGATTGGTGGAGTCGGTAACTCAACCGTCATTTCGTCTCACGCTGTTCACATTGCACTGGGATCTTACACGAACACGAACTTCAGGGCTGTACAAACCTTCCACATTCTGGAGAAGATCACCCAAGATCTTCCATCTAGAATTATCGACACCTCTTCGTGGAAACTACCAACTAACGTCAACTTAGCAGACCCAAGGCTTGCTGAACCCAGATCAGTAGATCTACTTATCGGCATGGAACTCTACTTCGACCTACTGCTTGATGGATTCATCAAACTGGGATCTGAGAAGCCGATCCTTCAGAACACCGTTTTCGGTTGGGTTGCATCAGGAAAAATCCGTTCAGGCCGACCGGAAAGGGCTCCGAAGCTTGCCCATGTGTCTTATCATCAGCAAAATACACAACTCGAATCATCAAGGTGGATCACTGCCGCTGACATGCGACACCACGTAGCTATGCGTCGTGGCGTGTCCAGCAGTTATTTCGACCCAATCGGACAGGGAGGCGCTGCCCGATAA
- the LOC120416066 gene encoding testis-expressed protein 9, producing the protein MDAVLLERERVLFRLNEEINAKSRGLFELNENATWMTTKRRMKNNIRKLANPQQQVDDSGSNSGDSSNNKENDCDQLTTATAASDTETEFNELSQCTTNEDTKSLLESEKETSISTVDTKVDLQLVKPGGEKKINNKAVAKQAGGGGGGSNPGAKNVNKNMADVVPKVLEKKNISSEGLIKFLKSKVAIIQTELETVQKQNEANVKDLNLALDRLKQLESFKEQLLTKNAALERTVKKFEERNLELDKMVKEREVQITNGAKELSAARTEIRCVTQNNQNLEKRLFKLQEDVDGLKVKLTIANDAEKETRDAARQERLTYEKQIKQLRKQRGEVLADYKKLLLVVDQMKKQNIHADQTRLISDFERDYFKHLDDASTSSLSQ; encoded by the exons ATGGATGCCGTCCTGTTGGAGCGCGAGCGGGTTCTGTTCCGGCTGAACGAGGAGATCAACGCCAAATCCCGCGGGCTGTTTGAGCTGAACGAGAACGCCACCTGGATGACCACCAAGAGGCGCATGAAGAACAACATCCGCAAGCTGGCCAACCCCCAGCAGCAGGTCGACGACTCCGGGAGCAACTCTGGCGATAGCAGCAACAACAAGGAAAACGATTGCGACCAGCTGACCACGGCTACGGCAGCGTCCGACACGGAAACGGAGTTCAACGAGCTGTCCCAGTGTACCACCAACGAGGACACCAAGTCCCTGCTGGAATCGGAAAAGGAGACGTCCATTTCGACGGTCGATACCAAGGTTGATTTGCAGCTCGTGAAACCGGGCGGTGAAAAAAAGATCAACAACAAAGCCGTTGCCAAGCAggccggcggcggcggcggcggttccAACCCGGGGGCCAAGAACGTGAACAAGAACATGGCCGATGTGGTGCCGAAGGTGCTGGAAAAGAAGAACATCAGCTCGGAGGGGTTGATAAA atttttaaaGTCCAAAGTAGCCATCATTCAGACGGAGCTGGAGACGGTTCAGAAGCAAAACGAAGCTAATGTTAAGGATTTGAACTTGGCACTGGATCGGTTGAAACAGTTGGAAAGCTTCAAGGAGCAGTTGCTAACCAAGAATGCAGCACTAGAGCGTACGGTTAAAAAGTTTGAGGAACGCAACTTGGAACTGGATAAAATGGTGAag GAAAGGGAAGTCCAAATAACAAACGGCGCTAAAGAGTTGTCAGCGGCGCGGACCGAAATTCGCTGCGTGACCCAGAACAACCAGAACCTGGAGAAGCGTCTGTTCAAGCTGCAGGAAGACGTTGACGGGCTCAAAGTGAAGCTGACGATCGCGAATGACGCCGAGAAG GAGACGCGTGACGCTGCACGTCAGGAGCGGTTGACTTACGAAAAGCAAATTAAGCAATTAAGAAAACAAAGAGGCGAAGTGCTGGCCGATTACAAgaagctgctgctggtggtggacCAGATGAAGAAGCAAAACATCCACGCCGACCAGACGCGCCTCATCAGCGACTTTGAGCGGGACTACTTCAAACACCTGGACGATGCCTCGACGTCTTCGCTGTCCCAATGA